The following coding sequences are from one Bufo bufo chromosome 2, aBufBuf1.1, whole genome shotgun sequence window:
- the HIC2 gene encoding hypermethylated in cancer 2 protein isoform X2 produces the protein MQQRALNEEGEMDLPNHAKQLLLQLNQQRAKGFLCDVIIVVENALFRAHKNILAASSMYFKSLVLHDNLINLDTDMVNPAVFRQILDFIYTGKLLTSDQPGEQNFSALLTAASYLQLHDLATLCRKKLKRSGKPFVGKLGVPSIGRVGRNHRLSAPPLAHMRFSQSLDINKGSNSNELSKTTVQEDEVFVSNPIQENSHPLSLGTGSNSSLNNSTNGSDHEIGLDLSKKSPSLPAQDENVQPDSHVGSPQSASASIANCASYEESTPQKRDSEPMELEENHSDSGPKNNLCHPTRKMEWDRKERENSPESRETMPNGVIVGPMSKERHSGGGYASEQSFKCKDEMENGKDISEESGHSENENDHPSANYVYRQDGFETVPFGDNLYVCIPCGKGFPNSEQLNAHVEMHTEEELYIKEEDSYCKEEAEDLSTPNTTFPNESRPFKCTMCERSYKDPATLRQHEKTHWLTRPFPCNICGKMFTQRGTMTRHMRSHLGLKPFACEECGMRFTRQYRLTEHMRVHSGEKPYECQLCGGKFTQQRNLISHLRMHTSPS, from the coding sequence GCAGAGAGCATTGAATGAAGAAGGGGAAATGGATCTGCCAAACCATGCCAAACAACTGCTGCTTCAGCTGAACCAGCAAAGAGCCAAAGGTTTCTTATGTGACGTCATCATTGTAGTGGAAAATGCTTTGTTCCGAGCTCACAAGAACATTCTTGCTGCCAGCAGCATGTACTTTAAATCACTTGTCCTTCATGACAACTTGATCAATCTGGATACAGATATGGTAAACCCAGCTGTTTTCCGACAGATTTTGGACTTTATTTACACCGGTAAACTCTTGACATCCGACCAGCCAGGAGAGCAGAATTTTAGTGCTCTCCTCACTGCAGCAAGCTACCTCCAACTCCATGACTTGGCAACTCTTTGCAGGAAGAAACTTAAGCGTTCTGGGAAGCCATTTGTAGGAAAGCTTGGAGTGCCTAGCATAGGCCGCGTAGGAAGAAATCACAGGCTTTCTGCCCCCCCACTTGCTCACATGCGATTTTCTCAGTCCTTGGACATTAATAAGGGTTCTAACTCAAATGAACTATCCAAAACAACAGTCCAAGAAGATGAGGTGTTTGTTAGCAACCCCATACAGGAAAATAGCCACCCTTTAAGCCTAGGTACAGGGAGCAACAGCAGCCTCAATAATAGCACTAATGGGAGTGACCATGAGATAGGCCTTGACCTTTCTAAAAAAAGCCCGTCCTTACCTGCACAAGATGAGAATGTACAACCAGACAGTCATGTAGGCTCACCACAATCTGCCTCAGCATCCATAGCCAACTGTGCCTCTTATGAAGAATCCACACCCCAAAAAAGAGACAGCGAACCAATGGAATTGGAAGAGAACCACTCAGATTCTGGGCCAAAGAATAACCTTTGCCACCCAACACGTAAAATGGAGTGGGacaggaaagaaagagaaaattcTCCAGAATCAAGAGAGACTATGCCCAATGGAGTTATTGTTGGGCCTATGTCAAAGGAGAGACATTCAGGTGGAGGCTATGCTTCTGAGCAGAGTTTCAAATGTAAGGATGAGATGGAAAATGGTAAAGACATCAGTGAGGAAAGTGGGCATAGTGAGAATGAAAATGACCATCCCAGTGCCAATTATGTTTACCGACAAGATGGATTTGAGACTGTGCCATTTGGCGACAACTTGTATGTGTGCATCCCCTGTGGAAAGGGGTTTCCGAATTCAGAGCAACTAAATGCTCATGTGGAAATGCATACTGAAGAGGAGCTATATATCAAAGAAGAGGATTCCTACTGTAAAGAGGAAGCAGAGGACCTGTCCACTCCCAACACAACATTTCCAAATGAGTCACGGCCATTTAAATGCACAATGTGTGAGAGGAGCTACAAGGATCCAGCCACCCTCCGACAGCATGAGAAAACGCACTGGCTGACCCGTCCCTTcccctgcaacatctgtggcaagaTGTTCACACAAAGAGGAACCATGACCCGCCATATGAGGAGCCACTTGGGCCTCAAACCTTTTGCTTGTGAAGAGTGTGGAATGCGCTTTACCAGGCAATATCGACTGACCGAGCATATGCGTGTCCACTCAGGGGAAAAGCCCTATGAATGTCAGCTCTGCGGGGGAAAGTTTACCCAGCAGCGCAATCTGATCAGTCACCTGCGTATGCATACCTCCCCATCATAA
- the HIC2 gene encoding hypermethylated in cancer 2 protein isoform X1, giving the protein MAAVEGGVCSWSNRRSRPQLKQRALNEEGEMDLPNHAKQLLLQLNQQRAKGFLCDVIIVVENALFRAHKNILAASSMYFKSLVLHDNLINLDTDMVNPAVFRQILDFIYTGKLLTSDQPGEQNFSALLTAASYLQLHDLATLCRKKLKRSGKPFVGKLGVPSIGRVGRNHRLSAPPLAHMRFSQSLDINKGSNSNELSKTTVQEDEVFVSNPIQENSHPLSLGTGSNSSLNNSTNGSDHEIGLDLSKKSPSLPAQDENVQPDSHVGSPQSASASIANCASYEESTPQKRDSEPMELEENHSDSGPKNNLCHPTRKMEWDRKERENSPESRETMPNGVIVGPMSKERHSGGGYASEQSFKCKDEMENGKDISEESGHSENENDHPSANYVYRQDGFETVPFGDNLYVCIPCGKGFPNSEQLNAHVEMHTEEELYIKEEDSYCKEEAEDLSTPNTTFPNESRPFKCTMCERSYKDPATLRQHEKTHWLTRPFPCNICGKMFTQRGTMTRHMRSHLGLKPFACEECGMRFTRQYRLTEHMRVHSGEKPYECQLCGGKFTQQRNLISHLRMHTSPS; this is encoded by the coding sequence GCAGAGAGCATTGAATGAAGAAGGGGAAATGGATCTGCCAAACCATGCCAAACAACTGCTGCTTCAGCTGAACCAGCAAAGAGCCAAAGGTTTCTTATGTGACGTCATCATTGTAGTGGAAAATGCTTTGTTCCGAGCTCACAAGAACATTCTTGCTGCCAGCAGCATGTACTTTAAATCACTTGTCCTTCATGACAACTTGATCAATCTGGATACAGATATGGTAAACCCAGCTGTTTTCCGACAGATTTTGGACTTTATTTACACCGGTAAACTCTTGACATCCGACCAGCCAGGAGAGCAGAATTTTAGTGCTCTCCTCACTGCAGCAAGCTACCTCCAACTCCATGACTTGGCAACTCTTTGCAGGAAGAAACTTAAGCGTTCTGGGAAGCCATTTGTAGGAAAGCTTGGAGTGCCTAGCATAGGCCGCGTAGGAAGAAATCACAGGCTTTCTGCCCCCCCACTTGCTCACATGCGATTTTCTCAGTCCTTGGACATTAATAAGGGTTCTAACTCAAATGAACTATCCAAAACAACAGTCCAAGAAGATGAGGTGTTTGTTAGCAACCCCATACAGGAAAATAGCCACCCTTTAAGCCTAGGTACAGGGAGCAACAGCAGCCTCAATAATAGCACTAATGGGAGTGACCATGAGATAGGCCTTGACCTTTCTAAAAAAAGCCCGTCCTTACCTGCACAAGATGAGAATGTACAACCAGACAGTCATGTAGGCTCACCACAATCTGCCTCAGCATCCATAGCCAACTGTGCCTCTTATGAAGAATCCACACCCCAAAAAAGAGACAGCGAACCAATGGAATTGGAAGAGAACCACTCAGATTCTGGGCCAAAGAATAACCTTTGCCACCCAACACGTAAAATGGAGTGGGacaggaaagaaagagaaaattcTCCAGAATCAAGAGAGACTATGCCCAATGGAGTTATTGTTGGGCCTATGTCAAAGGAGAGACATTCAGGTGGAGGCTATGCTTCTGAGCAGAGTTTCAAATGTAAGGATGAGATGGAAAATGGTAAAGACATCAGTGAGGAAAGTGGGCATAGTGAGAATGAAAATGACCATCCCAGTGCCAATTATGTTTACCGACAAGATGGATTTGAGACTGTGCCATTTGGCGACAACTTGTATGTGTGCATCCCCTGTGGAAAGGGGTTTCCGAATTCAGAGCAACTAAATGCTCATGTGGAAATGCATACTGAAGAGGAGCTATATATCAAAGAAGAGGATTCCTACTGTAAAGAGGAAGCAGAGGACCTGTCCACTCCCAACACAACATTTCCAAATGAGTCACGGCCATTTAAATGCACAATGTGTGAGAGGAGCTACAAGGATCCAGCCACCCTCCGACAGCATGAGAAAACGCACTGGCTGACCCGTCCCTTcccctgcaacatctgtggcaagaTGTTCACACAAAGAGGAACCATGACCCGCCATATGAGGAGCCACTTGGGCCTCAAACCTTTTGCTTGTGAAGAGTGTGGAATGCGCTTTACCAGGCAATATCGACTGACCGAGCATATGCGTGTCCACTCAGGGGAAAAGCCCTATGAATGTCAGCTCTGCGGGGGAAAGTTTACCCAGCAGCGCAATCTGATCAGTCACCTGCGTATGCATACCTCCCCATCATAA
- the HIC2 gene encoding hypermethylated in cancer 2 protein isoform X3 produces the protein MDLPNHAKQLLLQLNQQRAKGFLCDVIIVVENALFRAHKNILAASSMYFKSLVLHDNLINLDTDMVNPAVFRQILDFIYTGKLLTSDQPGEQNFSALLTAASYLQLHDLATLCRKKLKRSGKPFVGKLGVPSIGRVGRNHRLSAPPLAHMRFSQSLDINKGSNSNELSKTTVQEDEVFVSNPIQENSHPLSLGTGSNSSLNNSTNGSDHEIGLDLSKKSPSLPAQDENVQPDSHVGSPQSASASIANCASYEESTPQKRDSEPMELEENHSDSGPKNNLCHPTRKMEWDRKERENSPESRETMPNGVIVGPMSKERHSGGGYASEQSFKCKDEMENGKDISEESGHSENENDHPSANYVYRQDGFETVPFGDNLYVCIPCGKGFPNSEQLNAHVEMHTEEELYIKEEDSYCKEEAEDLSTPNTTFPNESRPFKCTMCERSYKDPATLRQHEKTHWLTRPFPCNICGKMFTQRGTMTRHMRSHLGLKPFACEECGMRFTRQYRLTEHMRVHSGEKPYECQLCGGKFTQQRNLISHLRMHTSPS, from the coding sequence ATGGATCTGCCAAACCATGCCAAACAACTGCTGCTTCAGCTGAACCAGCAAAGAGCCAAAGGTTTCTTATGTGACGTCATCATTGTAGTGGAAAATGCTTTGTTCCGAGCTCACAAGAACATTCTTGCTGCCAGCAGCATGTACTTTAAATCACTTGTCCTTCATGACAACTTGATCAATCTGGATACAGATATGGTAAACCCAGCTGTTTTCCGACAGATTTTGGACTTTATTTACACCGGTAAACTCTTGACATCCGACCAGCCAGGAGAGCAGAATTTTAGTGCTCTCCTCACTGCAGCAAGCTACCTCCAACTCCATGACTTGGCAACTCTTTGCAGGAAGAAACTTAAGCGTTCTGGGAAGCCATTTGTAGGAAAGCTTGGAGTGCCTAGCATAGGCCGCGTAGGAAGAAATCACAGGCTTTCTGCCCCCCCACTTGCTCACATGCGATTTTCTCAGTCCTTGGACATTAATAAGGGTTCTAACTCAAATGAACTATCCAAAACAACAGTCCAAGAAGATGAGGTGTTTGTTAGCAACCCCATACAGGAAAATAGCCACCCTTTAAGCCTAGGTACAGGGAGCAACAGCAGCCTCAATAATAGCACTAATGGGAGTGACCATGAGATAGGCCTTGACCTTTCTAAAAAAAGCCCGTCCTTACCTGCACAAGATGAGAATGTACAACCAGACAGTCATGTAGGCTCACCACAATCTGCCTCAGCATCCATAGCCAACTGTGCCTCTTATGAAGAATCCACACCCCAAAAAAGAGACAGCGAACCAATGGAATTGGAAGAGAACCACTCAGATTCTGGGCCAAAGAATAACCTTTGCCACCCAACACGTAAAATGGAGTGGGacaggaaagaaagagaaaattcTCCAGAATCAAGAGAGACTATGCCCAATGGAGTTATTGTTGGGCCTATGTCAAAGGAGAGACATTCAGGTGGAGGCTATGCTTCTGAGCAGAGTTTCAAATGTAAGGATGAGATGGAAAATGGTAAAGACATCAGTGAGGAAAGTGGGCATAGTGAGAATGAAAATGACCATCCCAGTGCCAATTATGTTTACCGACAAGATGGATTTGAGACTGTGCCATTTGGCGACAACTTGTATGTGTGCATCCCCTGTGGAAAGGGGTTTCCGAATTCAGAGCAACTAAATGCTCATGTGGAAATGCATACTGAAGAGGAGCTATATATCAAAGAAGAGGATTCCTACTGTAAAGAGGAAGCAGAGGACCTGTCCACTCCCAACACAACATTTCCAAATGAGTCACGGCCATTTAAATGCACAATGTGTGAGAGGAGCTACAAGGATCCAGCCACCCTCCGACAGCATGAGAAAACGCACTGGCTGACCCGTCCCTTcccctgcaacatctgtggcaagaTGTTCACACAAAGAGGAACCATGACCCGCCATATGAGGAGCCACTTGGGCCTCAAACCTTTTGCTTGTGAAGAGTGTGGAATGCGCTTTACCAGGCAATATCGACTGACCGAGCATATGCGTGTCCACTCAGGGGAAAAGCCCTATGAATGTCAGCTCTGCGGGGGAAAGTTTACCCAGCAGCGCAATCTGATCAGTCACCTGCGTATGCATACCTCCCCATCATAA